In a single window of the Planctomycetia bacterium genome:
- a CDS encoding sigma-70 family RNA polymerase sigma factor — MALSSAELTSTALLENLHDAKNQAIWREFDGRFRPLLVSFGRRLGLEAEDAADLAQETLLHFVRDYRAGKYDRSRGRLGAWLMGIARHRLGDAFRKKATRRETRGESAIISLPDESEMSAIWESECRQTVLESAMREMGETSRVSKLTLEAFRLHVVDELSAQDVANRLGTTPRAVYMAKHRCLRRLRTVVDVMNERFGLV; from the coding sequence ATGGCGTTATCTTCCGCCGAATTGACATCAACCGCCTTGCTCGAGAATCTTCACGACGCGAAGAATCAGGCGATCTGGCGCGAGTTTGACGGGCGATTCCGCCCGCTTCTCGTCAGTTTTGGGCGCAGGCTGGGTCTGGAGGCCGAGGACGCCGCCGACCTCGCGCAGGAGACACTGCTTCATTTCGTCCGTGACTATCGCGCCGGCAAGTACGACCGTTCCCGGGGCCGACTCGGGGCCTGGCTCATGGGGATTGCCCGTCATCGGCTGGGGGATGCCTTCAGGAAGAAGGCTACCCGCCGCGAGACGCGCGGGGAGTCCGCGATCATATCGCTGCCGGATGAGTCTGAGATGAGCGCGATCTGGGAGTCGGAGTGTCGTCAGACGGTTCTTGAAAGCGCCATGCGGGAAATGGGCGAGACTTCCCGTGTCAGCAAGCTGACCCTGGAGGCATTTCGCCTTCACGTCGTGGACGAGCTTAGCGCCCAGGATGTGGCGAATCGGCTGGGGACCACCCCGAGAGCTGTATACATGGCAAAGCACCGCTGTCTTCGTCGGCTTCGGACGGTTGTCGACGTCATGAACGAGCGATTCGGGCTCGTCTAG
- a CDS encoding protein kinase produces the protein MERAQTDDRLHASLQAHFLACAKCRARFRDIEKNNGFLKSIKTADPAGLVAASRADPGSLPQVKGFEFIRELHRGGQGVVYLARQSGAKRLVAIKMMLSAALATSRQRRRFEREIEIVAGLRHPLIVTVFESGKTPDGWHWFAMEHVEGVPLNVYLSQRRPTQDGLLRLMADVCDAVNFAHQRGIIHRDLKPANILVDFDGRPHILDFGLAKVFGSHPQAIDSATTQAGEFMGTFAYAAPEQFRGATADIDTRTDVYALGILLYEATTREHPFPASSSLPDFIKSVEEREPKRPSLISPDVSSELEAVILRALATEPERRYQSAGALGDDITRCLTGEPVEARRDSRWYLLRKTVHRHRLAAVVLSAFAILVLGFAIVSARQTRLIAIERDRAVSAEHTISQSAESLAAALRESNIERGRLLAQSGNVPLAESMLHREWLSSPFRREPRTVWPPDDAAYWALWELYAASPCRETIPCAKGGNPRLAFNSTGEIAAVAVGRNIHLFQWPGMKPLKVIGPTSDNILAVSFVGLTNRIVVGSVQGRVETWDFSTGEMTNDFQHGDRAIRTICPTPDGQLYFINTMEQAVCAFDPQGRRIAPPCLESDGIRSMDMDPSAQHIALGGSNDTVIIVELNNRQNTLALPAPMGPRKDVTAVRFHPDGQLLALGREEGSAEVWNWRDRNLLWSERLHHAPIVSLAFSADGATLASGSNDRLIQLTDTETGSATRTLGGHTNTPSFIYFAKKGDKLVSAGLDGLLKIWDAADHPGTRVLEVNGRTLFGLAYSADGERLAVTAAGGPDPIRVFDTRTWQRIQAFSGHRGVVTSAAFSPDGELLATGGYDHDVRLWSIADGVCRAVLKGHDNFVESVAFCMGGSRVVSAADDATLRIWDSVSHECVAVLRGHSGRCPMLSVSPDGRTIASCGIDGTVRLWSAVDGAPLAVFKGHKVPVRAVCYSADGRLVLSGGDDATIRIWDVAKKICVGAMTGSDQDIFGLTVSPDGRFAASATRGGVVQLWSLEKQTALAVVEKVSSQMFCARFGPDGRTIAVCGEAGVVKLIDLTYFDEHISAAERVDWATESRDTLEAP, from the coding sequence TTGGAACGTGCGCAGACGGACGACCGGCTGCACGCATCGCTACAGGCGCATTTCCTGGCCTGTGCCAAGTGCCGCGCCCGATTTCGCGACATTGAAAAAAACAACGGCTTTCTCAAGTCGATCAAGACCGCCGACCCCGCAGGTCTCGTCGCCGCATCCCGCGCGGACCCCGGATCACTCCCTCAGGTAAAGGGATTCGAATTCATCCGAGAGCTGCATCGCGGGGGACAGGGTGTCGTTTATCTCGCTCGCCAGTCCGGGGCCAAGCGCCTCGTGGCGATCAAGATGATGCTCTCTGCCGCGCTGGCCACCTCGCGGCAACGGCGGCGCTTTGAACGAGAGATCGAAATCGTCGCGGGCCTCCGTCACCCGCTCATTGTGACCGTTTTCGAAAGCGGCAAGACGCCGGATGGCTGGCACTGGTTCGCCATGGAGCATGTCGAGGGCGTCCCCCTCAACGTTTATCTGAGCCAGCGCCGACCCACGCAGGACGGCTTGCTGCGGTTGATGGCCGACGTCTGCGACGCCGTGAATTTCGCGCACCAGCGCGGGATCATTCACCGCGACCTCAAGCCTGCCAACATTCTGGTTGATTTCGACGGACGTCCTCATATTCTCGACTTCGGGCTGGCGAAGGTCTTCGGCAGCCACCCACAGGCGATTGATTCCGCAACGACGCAGGCCGGCGAATTCATGGGAACCTTCGCCTACGCCGCGCCGGAACAGTTTCGCGGTGCCACGGCGGATATCGACACGCGTACGGACGTCTACGCCCTGGGCATCCTCCTGTACGAGGCGACGACCCGAGAGCACCCGTTTCCCGCGTCAAGTTCGCTACCCGATTTCATCAAGTCGGTGGAGGAGCGAGAGCCCAAACGCCCCTCGCTCATCTCTCCGGACGTCAGTTCCGAACTGGAGGCCGTCATCCTTCGCGCGCTGGCCACCGAACCGGAGCGTCGATACCAGTCGGCCGGCGCGCTCGGCGATGACATTACGCGCTGCCTGACGGGCGAGCCGGTCGAAGCGCGCAGGGACAGCCGATGGTACCTGCTTCGCAAGACGGTTCATCGGCATCGCTTGGCCGCCGTCGTCCTGTCCGCCTTCGCCATCCTGGTCCTCGGCTTTGCCATCGTCAGTGCCCGACAGACGCGGCTGATCGCCATTGAGCGAGACCGAGCCGTCAGTGCCGAACACACCATATCCCAATCGGCGGAATCGCTCGCCGCCGCCCTGCGCGAAAGCAACATCGAGCGCGGGCGTCTGCTCGCCCAGTCCGGCAACGTTCCCCTCGCGGAGTCGATGCTGCATCGAGAGTGGCTTTCCTCGCCGTTTCGAAGAGAGCCGCGAACCGTGTGGCCGCCGGATGATGCCGCTTACTGGGCGCTGTGGGAGCTCTATGCCGCCTCGCCCTGTCGGGAGACGATCCCCTGCGCAAAAGGCGGCAACCCGCGGCTCGCCTTCAACAGTACCGGCGAGATCGCTGCCGTCGCGGTCGGACGAAACATCCACCTGTTTCAATGGCCGGGGATGAAGCCGCTGAAGGTGATCGGCCCAACGAGCGACAACATTCTCGCCGTTTCATTTGTGGGTTTGACGAATCGGATTGTCGTCGGCTCGGTGCAGGGCCGCGTCGAGACATGGGACTTTTCGACAGGAGAAATGACGAACGATTTCCAGCACGGGGATCGGGCGATCCGTACGATCTGCCCCACGCCCGACGGACAACTCTACTTCATCAATACAATGGAACAAGCTGTTTGCGCTTTCGATCCGCAGGGCCGACGCATTGCGCCACCGTGTCTCGAGTCTGACGGGATCAGATCCATGGATATGGATCCATCGGCGCAGCACATCGCCCTGGGAGGCTCCAATGACACCGTCATCATCGTTGAACTGAACAACCGCCAAAATACGCTCGCGCTGCCCGCTCCGATGGGCCCCCGAAAAGATGTCACGGCCGTGCGATTTCATCCCGATGGTCAACTCCTGGCGCTGGGGCGCGAAGAGGGATCCGCTGAGGTATGGAATTGGCGTGATCGAAACCTGCTATGGAGCGAGCGACTCCATCACGCCCCCATTGTGTCGCTGGCCTTCTCGGCCGACGGCGCGACCCTGGCAAGCGGATCGAACGATCGACTCATCCAATTGACGGACACCGAGACGGGAAGCGCGACTCGAACACTCGGCGGACATACCAACACGCCGTCGTTTATCTATTTCGCAAAGAAGGGGGACAAGCTGGTCAGCGCGGGACTCGATGGACTTCTGAAAATCTGGGATGCGGCCGACCACCCGGGCACGCGCGTGCTGGAGGTGAACGGTCGCACACTTTTCGGCCTGGCATACAGCGCGGACGGCGAAAGGCTCGCGGTCACGGCGGCAGGCGGGCCCGATCCGATCCGCGTCTTCGATACACGTACATGGCAGCGAATACAAGCGTTCAGCGGCCATCGCGGTGTGGTGACTTCGGCGGCCTTTAGTCCGGACGGCGAACTGCTGGCAACCGGCGGTTACGACCACGACGTGCGATTGTGGAGCATCGCCGACGGCGTATGCCGGGCCGTGCTGAAAGGACACGACAATTTCGTGGAGAGCGTGGCCTTTTGCATGGGCGGCAGCCGTGTCGTCTCAGCCGCCGATGATGCAACGCTTCGCATCTGGGACTCCGTGTCACACGAATGTGTGGCTGTTCTGCGAGGGCACTCCGGCCGATGTCCGATGCTGTCCGTATCGCCCGACGGCCGGACGATTGCATCGTGCGGCATTGACGGCACCGTGCGATTGTGGTCCGCAGTCGACGGCGCGCCGCTTGCGGTGTTCAAAGGTCATAAGGTTCCCGTGCGAGCAGTTTGCTACTCGGCCGATGGGCGACTGGTCCTCTCCGGCGGGGACGATGCGACTATTCGAATCTGGGATGTGGCGAAAAAGATTTGCGTCGGCGCCATGACCGGCAGCGATCAGGATATCTTCGGCCTGACCGTGAGCCCCGACGGACGATTCGCCGCGTCCGCCACGCGCGGCGGTGTCGTACAGTTGTGGTCGCTGGAGAAGCAAACTGCCCTTGCAGTGGTGGAAAAGGTCTCGTCGCAAATGTTTTGTGCCAGATTCGGCCCCGACGGGCGCACGATCGCCGTCTGCGGAGAGGCCGGTGTCGTCAAACTGATCGATCTCACCTACTTTGACGAGCACATTTCCGCGGCAGAGCGCGTCGACTGGGCGACCGAATCACGGGATACTTTGGAAGCTCCCTGA
- a CDS encoding TIGR00730 family Rossman fold protein: protein MSNEQSLHRDPSQETWRMFRIMAEFVEGFETMGRIGQAVSIFGSARTQPNEPHYKNADRLAARLVDLGFAIITGGGPGIMEAANRGAYNAKGTSIGLNVTLPHEQEANPYQDISLEFHYFFVRKVMFLKYCLGMVCFPGGFGTLDEFFESMTLIQTEKSPRFPVVLFDSKYWSPLVGFFREMLLREYRSISKEDLDLFIVTDDVEEAANYLRTTVDKSLAERRPPSAEEEAKMPHEHRITGEGTRYGKPSIKRRVGPL from the coding sequence ATGTCCAATGAGCAATCGCTACATCGAGACCCGAGCCAGGAAACCTGGCGGATGTTCCGCATCATGGCGGAGTTCGTCGAAGGTTTCGAGACCATGGGGCGCATCGGCCAGGCGGTGAGCATCTTCGGCTCGGCGCGAACGCAACCCAACGAGCCCCACTATAAGAACGCCGACCGCCTCGCGGCGCGACTGGTCGATCTTGGCTTCGCGATTATCACGGGCGGCGGGCCGGGGATCATGGAAGCGGCCAATCGCGGCGCATACAACGCGAAAGGCACCTCGATCGGCCTCAACGTCACCCTGCCGCACGAGCAGGAAGCCAACCCCTATCAAGACATCAGCCTGGAGTTTCACTATTTCTTCGTGCGCAAGGTCATGTTCCTCAAGTATTGCCTCGGGATGGTCTGCTTTCCCGGAGGCTTCGGGACCCTCGATGAGTTCTTCGAGTCGATGACGCTCATTCAAACAGAAAAGAGCCCCAGGTTTCCGGTGGTGCTCTTTGATTCCAAATACTGGTCGCCGCTCGTCGGATTCTTCCGCGAAATGCTTCTGCGGGAATATCGATCCATCTCAAAAGAGGACCTGGATCTCTTCATCGTCACCGACGACGTGGAAGAGGCGGCGAACTACCTGCGCACCACCGTGGACAAATCGCTGGCGGAGCGACGGCCCCCATCAGCCGAAGAGGAGGCGAAGATGCCGCACGAACATCGCATCACAGGTGAAGGCACGCGCTATGGCAAGCCGTCGATCAAGCGACGCGTCGGCCCGCTGTAG
- the yidD gene encoding membrane protein insertion efficiency factor YidD encodes MIRRVMTTLLILFVRAYQLVLRPLVPGNACRFHPTCSEYALEALNRHGPWRGGLISIRRILRCHPFARGGIDLVP; translated from the coding sequence ATGATCCGCCGAGTCATGACAACCCTTCTGATCCTCTTCGTGCGGGCTTATCAACTCGTGCTGCGCCCCCTGGTGCCCGGCAACGCGTGTCGGTTTCATCCCACGTGCAGTGAATATGCGCTTGAGGCGCTGAATCGCCACGGCCCCTGGCGCGGCGGCTTGATCTCCATTCGCAGAATACTGCGCTGCCACCCGTTCGCGCGCGGCGGGATTGATCTGGTTCCCTAG
- the trmB gene encoding tRNA (guanosine(46)-N7)-methyltransferase TrmB: protein MDDIAVAPETLGDIADLPAMFNNDRPVELEIGCGKGAFLLRQARAHPERNYLGIEWANQYYRFAADRMARWGMSNVRVMRCDAKEFVLHRLPPASLFALHVYHPDPWPKRRHRKRRMFTPDFVEAAARVLQANGRLAAQSDHAEYFCQIQSAILSSPAFTVMPFDDAEFGTVDEQVQTNFEIKYLREGRPIYRLAVRRVT from the coding sequence ATGGACGACATTGCTGTTGCGCCGGAGACATTGGGCGACATCGCCGACCTGCCCGCGATGTTCAACAACGACCGCCCCGTCGAGCTTGAGATCGGCTGCGGCAAGGGCGCGTTTCTGCTGCGGCAGGCCAGGGCGCATCCGGAGCGCAACTATCTCGGCATCGAGTGGGCCAATCAGTATTATCGCTTCGCTGCGGATCGGATGGCGCGCTGGGGCATGTCCAACGTGCGGGTCATGCGCTGCGACGCGAAGGAGTTTGTCCTGCACCGGCTGCCGCCTGCGTCGCTTTTTGCGCTGCACGTTTATCATCCCGATCCGTGGCCCAAGAGGCGTCACCGCAAGCGGCGGATGTTCACGCCGGACTTTGTCGAGGCGGCAGCCCGTGTGCTTCAGGCGAACGGCCGGCTTGCGGCGCAGTCCGATCACGCGGAATATTTCTGCCAGATTCAGTCGGCGATCCTGTCGAGCCCCGCGTTTACGGTGATGCCCTTTGATGACGCTGAGTTCGGGACGGTCGACGAGCAGGTGCAGACGAATTTTGAAATCAAGTATCTGCGCGAAGGCCGGCCGATCTATCGGCTTGCCGTGAGGAGGGTGACATGA
- the murJ gene encoding murein biosynthesis integral membrane protein MurJ encodes MHHRYIPAAMSHDSKYLNSAKLIAACTLLSRFTGLARDIVLNHVYGQKWVQDAFNYGFLIPNLFRRLFGEGALSAIFIPIFTETLDQRGRSAAWTLLGRVAGLMTVVLVAITVLLEVGVLVVWHFKPGGAMRELQTGLTAVMLPFMIGICLLALFSAILNCLNHFAVPSLMPIVLNIMNMFGVLVVGPMLGDLLEEQIFGVAYTVLAAAVIQLLIILPVLRRHGVEFRLSLGLHDPDVRRIGRMFLPVLLGQGVLLFSVFFDAYICTYLTRGPKAPPSFTLMGHEFDYPLVEGALSAVNNAQRLYQFPLGVLAISLATAVFPLFSLYASRQDFGGLRSTLGQSMRVAIFEGVPAAVVLFVLAEPIVSLLFEHGRFGPDATRRAAWVLKWYAVGIPAFCCQHILLRGFYSLKDTLTPMWIGVSLVALNIVLSASLVWHPSIREAAFGISTSTTAAMHVCVSLWLLRRRLRGLIGGRLIARSAVKTLLGGAIVWMVSSLVFSWAQEWPISYLGRTGTRCIYVFVPLVSAVLAYLLLARILKSEEIDWLLRRRPVAVETPGPRP; translated from the coding sequence ATGCATCACCGATATATTCCGGCCGCGATGTCGCATGACTCCAAGTACCTGAATTCCGCCAAGCTCATTGCCGCCTGCACGCTTTTGTCGCGCTTTACGGGCCTGGCCCGGGATATCGTTCTCAACCATGTGTACGGCCAGAAGTGGGTGCAGGACGCCTTCAACTACGGCTTCCTCATTCCGAATCTGTTTCGCCGCCTGTTCGGCGAAGGGGCCTTGTCGGCGATCTTCATTCCCATCTTCACCGAGACCCTCGACCAGCGCGGGCGCAGCGCCGCATGGACCCTCCTCGGGCGGGTAGCGGGTCTGATGACGGTGGTCCTTGTGGCCATCACGGTGCTATTGGAAGTTGGAGTGCTGGTGGTATGGCACTTCAAGCCCGGAGGGGCGATGCGCGAGCTGCAGACCGGCCTGACGGCGGTGATGCTGCCGTTCATGATCGGCATCTGCCTGCTGGCGCTGTTCTCCGCCATCCTCAATTGCCTGAATCACTTTGCCGTTCCCTCGCTGATGCCGATCGTGTTGAACATCATGAACATGTTCGGCGTGCTGGTTGTCGGGCCGATGCTGGGCGATTTGCTGGAGGAGCAGATCTTCGGCGTGGCCTACACGGTGCTTGCCGCGGCCGTGATTCAACTGCTCATCATCCTGCCGGTGCTTCGCAGACACGGCGTCGAGTTTCGATTGTCGCTGGGGCTTCATGATCCTGACGTGCGCCGGATCGGACGCATGTTTCTTCCGGTTTTGCTGGGGCAGGGCGTGCTGCTCTTCTCGGTCTTCTTTGACGCCTACATCTGTACTTATCTGACGCGTGGCCCCAAAGCGCCGCCTTCTTTTACGCTCATGGGGCACGAGTTTGACTATCCGCTGGTCGAGGGGGCGCTGTCCGCGGTGAACAATGCGCAGCGCCTTTATCAGTTTCCGCTCGGGGTGCTGGCGATCAGCCTGGCCACCGCCGTGTTCCCGTTGTTCTCGCTTTATGCGAGCCGGCAGGACTTCGGCGGACTGAGGTCGACGCTTGGTCAGTCGATGCGCGTGGCGATTTTTGAGGGCGTTCCGGCGGCGGTGGTCCTGTTCGTACTTGCCGAACCGATCGTCTCGCTGCTTTTTGAGCACGGGCGGTTCGGCCCTGATGCGACGCGGCGGGCGGCGTGGGTGCTCAAGTGGTACGCGGTGGGCATTCCCGCGTTCTGCTGCCAGCATATTCTGCTCCGCGGGTTTTACAGTCTGAAAGATACGCTGACGCCGATGTGGATTGGTGTGTCGCTGGTGGCACTGAATATTGTCCTGAGCGCGTCGCTGGTCTGGCATCCATCGATCCGCGAGGCGGCATTTGGCATCAGCACGTCAACGACCGCGGCCATGCACGTGTGTGTGTCGCTTTGGCTGCTGCGAAGGCGACTGCGCGGGCTGATCGGTGGGAGGCTGATTGCCAGGTCGGCCGTCAAAACGCTTCTGGGCGGGGCGATTGTCTGGATGGTTTCCTCGCTTGTATTCTCGTGGGCACAGGAATGGCCCATTTCCTATCTCGGCCGAACGGGAACGCGGTGCATCTATGTATTCGTGCCGCTGGTCTCTGCCGTCTTGGCTTATCTCCTGCTGGCCCGCATCCTCAAGAGCGAGGAAATCGACTGGCTGCTCCGCCGTCGGCCCGTCGCAGTAGAAACGCCCGGTCCTCGCCCGTAG
- a CDS encoding peptidylprolyl isomerase, which produces MMGLLPTLAALSACIVAQPTVGDALAPLSPDKPLSSMVRAELRPEKTVVPVGGKVIVEFAIYNLTDEKVTLSVPGALVGKERPDIGVGLPLEHVFSGPQFRALEVASEEMPNMGDRVTRKPEYPIPAITLAPFGVAGLRFDASRFYPGLHQAGIYELKWKPYGGALEAPPVVVTVVPYKQVLMETEYGTLTIQLLYEKAPRHVANFLELIDRRFYNGKVFHLVMPNQFILGGSPDGNGEGKRPDGLTLEPEFNDTAFEIGTVGMALLPGDPHSGSCQFFICLSRQPGWDGRYTAFAQITGPQSLATLRRIGETATDANRRPESPLIIKSMSAVDAPLVESR; this is translated from the coding sequence ATGATGGGATTGCTCCCGACACTAGCCGCCTTGTCGGCATGTATCGTCGCTCAGCCGACGGTCGGGGACGCGCTCGCGCCTCTCTCGCCCGACAAGCCGCTGTCGAGCATGGTCCGCGCCGAGTTGCGGCCGGAGAAGACGGTGGTGCCGGTCGGCGGCAAGGTGATCGTTGAGTTCGCCATTTACAATCTGACGGATGAAAAGGTGACGCTCTCCGTTCCCGGGGCGCTGGTTGGGAAGGAGCGGCCGGACATCGGCGTCGGCCTGCCTCTCGAACATGTGTTTTCGGGACCGCAGTTTCGCGCTTTGGAAGTTGCCTCGGAAGAGATGCCGAACATGGGCGACCGTGTGACGCGCAAACCGGAGTATCCGATACCGGCCATCACGCTGGCGCCGTTCGGCGTCGCGGGCCTGAGGTTTGATGCTTCGCGATTTTATCCGGGGCTGCATCAGGCGGGCATTTACGAGCTCAAGTGGAAGCCCTACGGCGGAGCGCTGGAAGCGCCTCCCGTCGTCGTTACGGTCGTGCCTTATAAGCAGGTCCTGATGGAGACGGAGTACGGCACGCTGACGATCCAGTTGCTGTATGAAAAAGCGCCCCGTCACGTTGCGAACTTTCTGGAGCTGATCGACCGGCGTTTCTACAACGGCAAGGTGTTCCATCTGGTCATGCCGAATCAGTTCATCCTCGGCGGTTCTCCCGACGGCAACGGCGAGGGCAAGCGGCCCGACGGTCTGACGCTGGAGCCCGAGTTCAACGATACGGCCTTTGAGATCGGCACGGTCGGCATGGCCCTTCTACCGGGCGATCCGCATTCGGGAAGCTGCCAGTTCTTCATCTGCCTGTCGCGTCAGCCGGGCTGGGACGGGCGATACACCGCCTTTGCGCAGATCACCGGCCCGCAGTCGCTCGCTACGCTGCGGCGCATCGGCGAGACGGCGACCGATGCGAATCGGCGTCCCGAATCCCCCCTGATTATCAAGAGCATGTCGGCTGTGGACGCGCCGCTTGTGGAATCCCGCTAG
- a CDS encoding sugar transferase: MTQNRLWRQFRVGMIVADGAAILFAYMLADIIRCRLYMGVPWPELLPGKISSVREVHLKVMVFLPIAWPVILGMMGSYQERWRSFGWHLRTAIIADVILALLIAGLALLFVRIEYPRAQIGFMLLVVPATSLLVRGITGIVGSWINSRQQRHVLIVGTGRDAIRIRRLLRTAALGRPMVLGHLRGFWEESGSEFATGAVLGGIEELGRFLDGNVVDEVIFCAPIEVLPKLLPYVQLCEEIGVTAQIQVESLACHSTPELVNFHGIPLLAYSPVRHTPELLWVKRAADVVLTVIGIILVAPIMFLCALAIKATSPGPVLFRQRRSGLSGREFAMLKFRTMELGAEAKQTELAKMNEVEGPVFKMENDPRVTTVGKFLRRWSLDELPQLFNVLKGDMSIVGPRPPLPSEVVRYDRWQRRRLSMRPGLTCIWQVKGRHRIGFEEWMKLDLFYIDHWSLKLDFFILCRTISAVLSGSGA, translated from the coding sequence ATGACCCAGAACAGGCTATGGCGACAATTCCGAGTGGGGATGATCGTCGCGGACGGCGCGGCGATTCTCTTCGCCTACATGCTGGCCGACATCATCCGCTGCCGCCTCTATATGGGCGTGCCGTGGCCGGAGCTTCTCCCGGGGAAGATCAGCAGCGTCCGCGAGGTGCACCTGAAGGTCATGGTGTTTCTGCCGATCGCGTGGCCTGTGATTCTTGGGATGATGGGGTCATATCAGGAGCGATGGCGGTCCTTTGGATGGCACCTGCGAACGGCAATTATTGCCGATGTGATCCTCGCCCTGCTGATTGCCGGACTGGCCCTGCTGTTCGTCCGAATCGAGTATCCCCGGGCCCAGATCGGCTTTATGCTTTTGGTGGTGCCTGCGACCAGCCTTTTGGTGCGAGGTATAACAGGCATCGTCGGCAGTTGGATCAACTCCCGGCAACAACGGCACGTCTTGATCGTCGGGACGGGCCGCGATGCGATTCGGATACGCAGGCTCCTGCGTACGGCCGCGCTCGGACGCCCCATGGTTTTGGGCCATTTGCGGGGCTTTTGGGAAGAAAGCGGCTCTGAATTCGCCACCGGCGCGGTCCTCGGCGGCATCGAGGAACTGGGTCGGTTTCTGGACGGCAACGTCGTGGACGAGGTCATTTTTTGCGCCCCGATCGAGGTGCTGCCGAAGCTGCTGCCGTACGTTCAATTGTGTGAGGAGATCGGGGTCACGGCCCAGATTCAGGTGGAATCGCTGGCATGCCACTCAACACCGGAATTGGTGAATTTTCACGGTATCCCGCTCCTGGCCTACTCGCCGGTGCGGCACACGCCGGAGCTCTTGTGGGTCAAGCGGGCGGCGGATGTTGTGCTTACGGTTATCGGGATCATTCTGGTAGCGCCGATAATGTTCTTATGCGCGCTGGCAATAAAGGCGACATCTCCGGGTCCGGTTCTGTTTCGGCAACGAAGAAGCGGCCTGAGCGGTCGGGAATTCGCCATGCTCAAGTTTCGGACGATGGAACTGGGCGCGGAGGCAAAGCAGACCGAGCTGGCCAAGATGAACGAGGTCGAGGGGCCGGTCTTCAAGATGGAGAACGATCCGCGCGTAACGACGGTCGGCAAGTTCCTGAGGCGATGGAGCCTCGACGAGTTGCCGCAGCTTTTCAACGTGCTCAAGGGAGATATGTCGATCGTCGGCCCGAGGCCGCCGCTACCGTCCGAGGTCGTCAGGTACGATCGCTGGCAGCGTCGGCGATTGAGCATGAGGCCGGGGCTGACGTGTATCTGGCAGGTGAAGGGTCGTCATCGGATCGGTTTCGAGGAATGGATGAAGCTGGACCTGTTTTATATAGACCATTGGTCATTGAAGCTCGATTTCTTTATTCTATGTCGCACGATCAGCGCGGTGCTCAGCGGATCGGGTGCGTGA
- a CDS encoding acyl-CoA thioesterase translates to MNATKPPTTCDLSIRVRYAESDPMGYLHHSKYFEYFEMGRTELLRLAGFRYRDLEAAGVLFAVAKIEVQFRAPAYYDDELTLTTKIERMTRARIDHAYTLRRGDRLLCEAKSTLACIDRAGKLIPIPDEIFHAAEQHG, encoded by the coding sequence ATGAACGCGACGAAACCGCCGACGACCTGCGACTTATCCATTCGCGTGCGCTACGCGGAAAGCGACCCCATGGGGTATCTGCACCACTCCAAGTACTTCGAGTATTTCGAGATGGGGAGAACGGAGCTGCTGCGCCTGGCCGGGTTTCGATATCGTGACCTGGAGGCGGCGGGGGTGCTCTTCGCCGTCGCGAAGATCGAGGTGCAGTTTCGCGCGCCGGCCTATTACGACGACGAACTGACACTGACCACGAAGATCGAGCGCATGACGCGGGCGCGCATCGACCACGCCTATACGCTGCGCCGCGGCGATCGACTGCTCTGCGAGGCCAAGAGCACGCTGGCCTGCATTGACCGCGCGGGCAAGTTGATTCCGATTCCGGATGAGATTTTTCACGCGGCGGAGCAGCACGGTTAG